A window of the Vibrio pomeroyi genome harbors these coding sequences:
- a CDS encoding patatin-like phospholipase family protein, whose product MPNPKSNSFDNPMHWLTGLAKVSLLVAFSLNLSGCSAKNKVTNVSPLNDQAKTRSLNATTDQNLTQSNNEPNQSYTAENFYRQDNKVTLILSFSGGGTRAAALSYGVLQALRDTDMEVDGERINLLEEVDMISAVSGGSFTAAYYGLYGDKIFEDYEKAFLYHEVSEDLISILLSPTYWFSYATRTDKATDYYDANIFGDSTFADIRREGAPYIVINATDISTGSRFSFTQEYFDLICSDLNSYSVSSSVTASSAVPFVFTPVVLENKNNCDKTEHLQPSFEATSYRNRKLIKSLESYSNKDQVNYLHLVDGGITDNLGLLSVYEMSEYLRYNDKEKLKNLHKNQSVRPIVIISVDASTQPESGIGDSIDMPTVKQTVDVITDIQLHRYNDTTKDLIVDELTSWAEFSSYEGHQVVPHFIEISLNKVDDDETRYSLNQIPTDFTIDKYKVDLLIEEGNKQLISDAEFKSFLSFQNNE is encoded by the coding sequence ATGCCGAATCCTAAAAGTAACAGCTTCGATAACCCTATGCATTGGCTTACCGGATTAGCCAAAGTTTCACTGTTAGTGGCATTCTCGCTTAATCTTTCTGGCTGCAGCGCAAAGAACAAAGTCACCAATGTAAGTCCGTTAAACGACCAAGCCAAAACGCGCTCTCTAAACGCAACTACCGACCAAAACCTAACCCAATCTAACAACGAGCCAAACCAATCTTACACGGCGGAAAACTTCTATAGACAAGACAACAAAGTCACTTTGATCCTCTCTTTTTCAGGTGGAGGAACGCGGGCGGCAGCGCTCTCTTACGGTGTTTTACAAGCACTGCGTGATACTGACATGGAAGTTGATGGCGAACGCATCAATCTGCTCGAAGAGGTCGACATGATCAGCGCGGTGTCCGGAGGCAGTTTTACCGCTGCGTACTACGGTTTGTATGGCGATAAGATATTCGAAGATTACGAAAAGGCATTTCTCTATCACGAAGTGTCTGAGGATCTCATCTCTATTCTGTTGTCTCCGACCTATTGGTTCTCCTATGCGACTAGAACGGATAAAGCGACCGACTATTACGACGCCAACATCTTTGGGGACAGTACGTTTGCCGACATTCGACGTGAAGGCGCACCTTACATTGTGATCAACGCCACCGACATATCGACGGGTTCACGCTTTTCATTCACGCAAGAATACTTTGACCTAATTTGTTCAGACCTAAACAGCTATTCGGTGTCGAGCTCAGTCACAGCATCCTCTGCTGTGCCTTTCGTTTTTACGCCGGTGGTGCTTGAAAACAAAAACAACTGTGACAAAACGGAGCACTTACAGCCCTCGTTCGAAGCCACCAGTTATCGCAATAGAAAACTCATCAAGTCGTTAGAGTCTTATAGCAATAAAGACCAAGTGAACTATCTTCATCTAGTGGATGGTGGGATTACCGATAACCTTGGCTTATTGTCGGTTTATGAGATGTCGGAATATTTGCGTTACAACGATAAAGAAAAACTCAAAAACCTACACAAAAACCAATCTGTGCGCCCGATTGTCATCATCTCAGTGGATGCTTCAACCCAACCTGAGTCTGGCATCGGTGATTCTATCGACATGCCAACCGTGAAGCAGACCGTCGATGTCATCACCGACATTCAATTACACCGCTACAACGACACCACTAAAGATTTGATCGTAGACGAGTTAACGTCTTGGGCAGAATTCTCCTCTTACGAAGGTCATCAGGTTGTCCCGCATTTCATTGAGATCAGCTTGAACAAGGTCGACGATGACGAGACTCGTTACTCACTCAATCAAATCCCAACTGATTTCACGATAGACAAATACAAGGTCGATTTGTTGATCGAAGAAGGCAATAAACAACTTATCTCCGATGCTGAATTTAAAAGCTTCTTATCTTTTCAGAATAACGAATAA
- the gltS gene encoding sodium/glutamate symporter — MEFENNVLHLGSFFAVTMGIVVLFIGRRLNQVIGFLKEFSIPEPVSGGILASLFFAALYATTSIEVQFDLFARDVLLVYFFTTIGINSSLKDLFKGGKPLVILLIITIFFMIMQNIVGISVASMFGLEPVFGLLSGSISLIGGHGTAIAWAPKVAEEFGLESAMEIGIASATFGLILASLMGGPIAKFLIKRHNLKPAEGQDYSQSSNTNKQKQDLTSYQFLDAVLAIHICVIVGALLNELISQTGLQLPLFVSCLFAGIVITNVIPDSYPRISGTKWPTRSPAIDLIAEISLGTFLAMSLMSMQLWTLIDLAGPIFAILAMQLLLAVVINIFIVFPSMGKTYDAAVVCAGFGGISLGSTPTAMANMSAVSQKYGHSVQAFIIVPLVCAFFIDLANALIIPYFMRMM, encoded by the coding sequence ATGGAATTTGAAAACAACGTCTTACACCTTGGGTCATTCTTTGCGGTGACCATGGGTATCGTAGTGCTATTTATTGGACGAAGGCTGAATCAAGTCATCGGTTTTTTGAAAGAGTTCAGTATTCCAGAACCCGTATCAGGCGGGATTTTAGCGTCTCTGTTCTTTGCAGCGCTTTACGCGACGACATCGATAGAAGTTCAGTTTGATCTGTTCGCTCGCGATGTTTTGTTGGTCTATTTCTTTACCACCATCGGTATCAACTCAAGCTTGAAAGACCTATTCAAAGGTGGCAAACCTTTGGTGATTCTACTCATCATCACCATTTTCTTTATGATTATGCAAAACATCGTTGGTATTTCTGTCGCATCAATGTTTGGTTTAGAGCCTGTATTTGGATTGTTGAGTGGCAGTATTTCATTAATTGGTGGGCACGGTACCGCAATCGCTTGGGCTCCCAAGGTTGCAGAGGAGTTTGGTTTAGAAAGTGCAATGGAGATTGGCATCGCTAGTGCCACATTTGGGCTTATCTTAGCCAGTTTGATGGGCGGCCCGATTGCTAAGTTTCTTATCAAGCGTCACAACCTAAAGCCAGCTGAAGGCCAAGATTACTCTCAAAGTTCGAATACTAACAAACAGAAGCAAGACCTTACGTCGTATCAATTTCTCGATGCAGTATTAGCTATCCATATTTGTGTCATAGTTGGGGCTTTACTGAATGAATTGATAAGCCAAACTGGGTTACAACTGCCGCTGTTCGTTTCGTGTTTGTTCGCCGGTATTGTGATTACCAACGTGATCCCCGACTCTTATCCAAGAATATCTGGCACCAAATGGCCGACCCGTTCACCTGCTATCGACCTGATTGCAGAAATTTCTTTAGGTACTTTCTTGGCGATGTCGCTAATGAGCATGCAGCTTTGGACATTGATTGACTTAGCAGGTCCAATCTTTGCGATATTAGCAATGCAGCTTCTACTGGCTGTGGTCATCAATATCTTCATTGTATTCCCGTCTATGGGGAAAACGTATGACGCGGCCGTTGTATGTGCAGGCTTCGGTGGGATTTCTCTGGGTTCAACACCGACAGCTATGGCGAACATGTCGGCAGTAAGCCAAAAGTATGGACACTCAGTTCAAGCATTCATCATCGTGCCTTTGGTATGCGCGTTCTTCATCGATTTAGCCAATGCTCTGATCATTCCTTACTTCATGAGAATGATGTAG
- a CDS encoding Rho-binding antiterminator encodes MISCNDYDYIEIVCMHRYPIKLTMKSGEPLTCVALDTKRNDAKEECIKVSVEGREELVVLTEISELEVCVDNPHFQHISFKKS; translated from the coding sequence ATGATTAGTTGCAATGATTACGATTATATTGAGATTGTGTGTATGCACCGATACCCAATCAAACTCACAATGAAATCTGGTGAGCCGTTGACGTGTGTCGCCTTAGATACAAAACGCAACGACGCAAAAGAAGAGTGCATTAAAGTCAGTGTCGAAGGTCGAGAAGAGCTTGTCGTGTTAACTGAAATTTCAGAACTCGAAGTTTGTGTTGATAATCCTCACTTTCAACATATCTCCTTTAAAAAGTCATAG
- a CDS encoding GyrI-like domain-containing protein produces the protein MKVETIEAVKAYGFSVRTTNTNEVDPAKAKIGQLWQVFFDQAFPKLTPDSNVYGVYTNYESDFTGEFDVIACTNALTDNNLDELVETNIKAGKYLTFSAEGELPQAVIDLWGEVWAYFNAPDCPHTRTYTTDFEFYKGETAVEISIAIQ, from the coding sequence ATGAAAGTAGAAACGATTGAAGCCGTAAAGGCATACGGTTTTTCAGTAAGAACCACTAACACTAACGAAGTTGACCCTGCAAAGGCAAAGATAGGCCAATTATGGCAAGTTTTTTTCGATCAAGCTTTTCCCAAGCTGACTCCTGATTCAAACGTGTATGGCGTCTACACCAATTACGAATCAGATTTTACGGGCGAGTTTGATGTTATCGCATGTACGAATGCGCTTACCGATAACAATTTAGATGAGTTAGTCGAAACCAATATCAAAGCAGGTAAGTACCTAACATTCTCAGCAGAAGGTGAACTGCCACAAGCGGTTATCGATTTATGGGGAGAAGTGTGGGCTTATTTCAACGCACCGGATTGTCCACATACGCGAACTTACACAACTGATTTTGAGTTTTACAAAGGTGAAACGGCAGTCGAGATTTCGATAGCGATTCAATAA